A stretch of the Dioscorea cayenensis subsp. rotundata cultivar TDr96_F1 chromosome 4, TDr96_F1_v2_PseudoChromosome.rev07_lg8_w22 25.fasta, whole genome shotgun sequence genome encodes the following:
- the LOC120259052 gene encoding nuclear intron maturase 2, mitochondrial yields the protein MLRHIPCRLLRPISPMMHRISFFSTAPTPPPYRQRRVLEPPSDELPQLPDPISTLSNLWITNFRSPTSSPPPLSPLLSRPELWLLAYQKAAADATGSYQTRSSIPRSTLDALLALRNAVLDGRFRWGGRLNLLLRAPNDKTDPSTLSKRKIRHLLTSSQPPPFQDRVVQEILLMLLEPVYEARFSSKSFAFRPGRTAHTVIRTIRRNFAGYLWYVKGDLSSVFESIDTGLVLNAVIRDVRDKKIVDLIKSALVTPVIVGRPENEEERKKKKKKRKYQKKKVLAEDEPKPDPYWLQTFFGFAPEEAAKVPDWGHCGSLSPLLANLVLDELDKWVEEKIKEFYKPSKSDVIWNSEEGDGEQGNTSWPEFVPTSGPDKTRKMDYIRYGGHFLIGIRGPRADAAVLRKQLIEFVDQRFQLKLDNESLPIEHITKGIMFLDHVLCRRVVYPTLRYTATGGKIISEKGVGTLLSVTASLKQCIKQFRRLEFLKGDRDPDPQPCFRMFHATQAHTNAQMNKFLSTMVEWYRYADNRKKIVNFCSYIIRGSLAKLYAAKYKLRSRAKVYKIASRNLSRPLKDKKGQSPEYQNLLRMGLLDSIDGLQFTRMSLVPDTDYTPFPSGWRPEHEKIILEYLRLEDPMTLEEQRKALREEGLITPQDYMSILVWNYKKNALMLPPLGAGNTQRAKEELLRLDKHEGKFESGDEEESGSVMQAAQM from the coding sequence ATGCTCCGCCACATTCCCTGCCGTCTTCTCCGGCCCATATCACCGATGATGCATCGCATCTCCTTCTTCTCTACCGCTCCCACGCCGCCACCATACCGCCAGCGCCGCGTCCTCGAACCCCCTTCTGATGAGCTCCCCCAGCTTCCCGACCCGATCTCCACCCTATCCAACCTCTGGATCACCAACTTCCGCTCCCCAACCTCTTCGCCtcctcccctttcccctctcCTCTCCCGGCCTGAGCTCTGGCTCCTCGCCTACCAGAAGGCCGCTGCCGATGCCACGGGATCCTACCAAACCCGCTCCTCCATCCCCCGGTCCACCCTGGACGCGCTCCTCGCCCTCCGCAATGCCGTTCTCGATGGTCGTTTCCGCTGGGGCGGCCGCCTCAACCTCCTCCTCCGCGCTCCCAACGACAAGACCGATCCTTCCACTCTTTCCAAGCGTAAGATCCGCCATCTCCTCACCTCCTCCCAGCCTCCCCCTTTCCAGGACCGCGTCGTCCAGGAGATCCTCCTCATGCTCCTCGAGCCCGTCTATGAAGCCCGCTTCTCCTCCAAGTCCTTTGCTTTCCGCCCTGGCCGCACCGCCCACACCGTCATCCGCACTATCCGCCGGAACTTCGCCGGCTACTTGTGGTACGTTAAGGGTGATCTCTCTTCGGTTTTTGAAAGTATTGATACTGGTTTGGTCCTCAATGCCGTGATTCGTGATGTTCGTGATAAAAAGATCGTAGATTTGATCAAGTCCGCGCTTGTCACTCCAGTTATTGTTGGTCGTCCTGAGAATGAagaggagagaaagaagaagaagaagaagaggaagtatcagaagaagaaggtgTTAGCTGAGGATGAACCAAAGCCTGATCCTTACTGGCTCCAAACCTTCTTTGGGTTTGCGCCAGAGGAAGCAGCAAAGGTTCCGGATTGGGGACATTGCGGTTCACTGAGTCCATTGCTTGCTAATCTGGTTCTCGATGAATTGGATAAGTGGGTGGAGGAGAAGATCAAGGAGTTTTACAAGCCTTCCAAAAGTGATGTTATTTGGAATAGTGAGGAAGGGGATGGGGAGCAAGGTAACACCTCTTGGCCGGAATTTGTACCAACTAGTGGCCCGGATAAGACCAGGAAGATGGATTATATTCGGTATGGCGGGCATTTCCTTATCGGTATTAGGGGACCTCGGGCTGATGCTGCGGTGCTGAGGAAGCAGTTGATTGAGTTTGTCGATCAGAGGTTTCAGCTCAAGTTGGACAATGAGAGCCTTCCAATTGAACACATCACTAAGGGGATAATGTTTCTTGACCATGTTCTGTGTCGACGTGTGGTTTACCCAACACTTCGATACACCGCAACAGGTGGTAAGATCATCAGTGAGAAGGGTGTAGGCACACTGTTGTCAGTCACAGCAAGCTTGAAGCAGTGCATTAAGCAGTTTCGGAGGCTGGAATTCTTGAAAGGTGATAGGGATCCTGACCCACAACCTTGTTTTAGGATGTTCCATGCTACACAAGCACACACCAATGCACAGATGAACAAGTTCTTGTCCACCATGGTAGAATGGTACCGATATGCAGATAACAGAAAGAAAATTGTGAACTTCTGTTCTTATATCATTAGGGGTTCACTTGCAAAGCTTTATGCTGCTAAGTACAAGCTTCGTTCTAGGGCTAAGGTTTACAAGATTGCATCAAGAAATCTTAGCCGACCATTGAAGGATAAGAAGGGTCAATCTCCGGAGTACCAGAACTTGTTGAGAATGGGTCTTTTGGATTCCATTGATGGTCTGCAGTTCACCCGGATGTCTCTTGTTCCTGACACAGACTACACTCCGTTTCCAAGTGGATGGAGGCCGGAGCATGAGAAAATTATATTAGAATACCTAAGGCTGGAGGACCCAATGACCTTGGAGGAGCAGCGAAAGGCTCTTAGAGAAGAGGGGCTTATAACGCCGCAGGATTATATGTCCATTCTTGTTTGGAATTATAAGAAGAATGCACTTATGTTGCCGCCATTAGGAGCAGGCAATACTCAAAGAGCTAAGGAAGAGCTTTTGAGATTGGATAAGCATGAGGGTAAGTTTGAATCAGGCGACGAGGAAGAGAGTGGAAGTGTTATGCAGGCTGCACAGATGTGA